The window CAACTCCCAGTGCTGGTCTTCTCAGGTAATAAGATGACATTTCCCTGCTGTTAATttctaatctaaaaaaaaaaaaaggaaccatgtTTGCTCTGGGTTCAGAGTCCTTTCCACTAGGTGTGCAGACTAGGATCCTTGAACGTGTAGGATCCACTTTACCCTAAGTACCCTGGAGAGGAAAGAGACGGCTGGGGCCAGCcacaaagagagcacaaggacTGAAGCAGGGCTGGGACCAGTGGTGGATGAGGGCTGCTCTCTACCCactctgcctctttttttctcctttaatttttgtatgtgttttttgtttgttttgttaatcactgtgaaaaaatacagaaaccaaAACCAGTATGTTTGGTTTCTTTCCCTCACCCCTCCACCCAGTTCAGGATGGTATTTGTTCTCACAACCGGCAGAGGCAGAAAAGGGTTGGAATGAAGACTCCGAAGGCCACCAGGATGGGAAACATGAGGCTGCTGTTGTCTGAGGCATAGGGGTTGGGCGTGCGGGGGCCTGACTGCACCCGGTTCTTATTGGTCTGTCTTTTGAGATTAGACCCTTCATCgtattcttcttcttcctcttcctcctctttcttctccagtCCTGGATGAGGCTGCAGCTTTGGTACATCTGACACAAGAAAACAGACACCTGTTAGGTAAGACCCACAGCATTTAAGTGAGACCCTTAAGAGCCATAAATGAGCCACAATAAAGAGATGATGTGACCTAAGCGGGGTccacaggaaaaaagagaagtagCAGAAATAGCTGCTGGCCTAGAGAGAATAGCAGATTGCTGCAAACAGTACTCTTCTTTAGATTTAACTAAAGCACAGTAAAAGCCCTATGCCCGGGGAGGCTCGCTATCTCCCCTTCCTGTCCTATATTTTCAGAACCACGGGAGAATCAGACTGAACAGAGACAATGACCCGACACCCAAAACTTAACCTTTTCAAATCCCTCCTGCAGCCTCCACAATCCCACATTCCCTTTCTGATCCACCCAGCAACTGAGGAAAGGCTGAGCCACAAAGCCTTGGGTTGTCAGCACACACTacccctctgctctgcctcctcctcagggACTCAAGCTACAAATCTGTCTTTGTGGCAGGACATCTGCCTAGATGTCAGAATGCCGCATCTGGGGACACATCAAGACAACAGGATGAGCTCCCTGGTGCATTCAGGAAGAGCTGGGAAAACGTACAGAGGCGGAATGGAGGAGAAAAGTCACTAAGACACAAGCTTTCCCTGCAAAAAACCAGCCTGAGAAGCTGGCGGGCAGGATCATCACAACGCTGAGAAAGCGATACACCCTAAGGCTTGGTCCCAAGGACCAGGAGACATTGGTAATTGAACTCCTGTCTAGTGCAGTCCAGCAATTCTGGACTCTCAGAGCATACCAAGACGCAAAAGGACacctccttttccctttttgcCCCCCAGGAAATAGAGGTCAAAGAAAGAGACTAAGGACAAGTTTTAGGCAATTCCAAAAGACTACAAGGGTCAGTGCACACTAATAGGTACCATTATTAGGCCAAATTTACAGTGAAGTTAAAGGAATTTGTCCAAAACCAAAGACCTGATTAAGTGGGAACAGCAAAATTTAAACAACAGAGCTTACTCCAAAGTTTATGGCCAGCACCACACTGCACTTCATCCCCATCCAAACTCCCCACAGTTTGGCTTTAAGTGTTCTCTCAAGAGTGATCAGCTAAATTATTTCCCCAAGGGTTTCCTCAACTATATTCTTCACCCCAAGGGAAAAAGAAGGTTAAAGGTTAAAATGCCACTTACCATCCACTGTCCCAGCCATGATGTAGAGTGCACAAACTTTCGGATTATCATAGTACCCCTAGGAAACGGGAAACTATGGTCAGCACCACACGGCAATAAACATTCCCCTGCACCCATTCCTTTTAAACATTTACTCcgctggagggcagagggaagacaTTACCTTAACAAACTCGATGTAAAGTTTCCCTGTGAAGGTGGACACCTCCCCTTGGACACTCAGCTTCCCCTTTCTGATGCTCATAGGGATGATTTCATCATGAGCTGTGCTGTGCCCAACACGATCAAAGATATCCAAGTCCTTCACCACAACATGGCCATTCAATCGCACATCAAATACCtcccatgattaaaaaaaaagagagacaatgtCAAAACCATTAGCTTCATACCCCTTTAGCAGCTGGACATCATATACCTGCCCGGGCTTCAagttcagaaataattttttaaatgacagggCTGGACACAGTCAAGGGTACAGATTTCTTTACATGAGCTAAATCAAAGCCATGTTCTTTCACTGTCCAGATCTCATACTGGCCTTAGGGAacgaagaatataaaaaaaagctCGACATGAACAGAAGGAAATTCAcaagaagagacaggaaaaaaattaggCTAAAATCAAGAAGGCGCTAACAATCGAGAAGGACAATCGGGATCGGTTAATTGCCaaaaatagggggcgcctgggtggctcagtgggttaaagcctctgctttcggctcaggtcatgatcccagggtcctgggatcgagccctgcatcgggctctctgctcagcagggagcctgcttccccctctctctctgcctgcctctctgcctacttgtgatctctgtctgtcaaataaataaataaaatcttaaaaaaaaaaaaaattgccaaaaatAGTAAGATTCTGGCATTGCCTCTGTCACCAACCCCCAGGGCAGATGCAGCCTTGTGAGCTATGGGACATTGCTTCTCTAGGGGCAGAAGGAATCCAGCTTTTCCTCAAAGCTCACCTGTTCCTCCCTTCTGGGGAGGCTCTTACATTCTCTGGCCCATAGCAGGGGACTATCCAAGAGTGGCAATGTCCCACTGACCAGGCCTCACCTTCTGCTGGGACTGTGCAAAGTAGACCTCAGCAAATTTCAACACCAGCACGTAGTCCCCCTCTTCTTTAACGGGCACTTCATAGCCAAAAGTCTCCTCATTGTACCGCTCTGTTTGATACAGGATCTGGTCCTCTGGGTTGGAACGCAGGATTGGCAGTTTCATACCATAGTCAGAGGCTGGggacaaaaaacaaagagagaccACATCAGAGGCAAGGCACACAAAAAGAGCAGAGACCCCAGaactgccattcccagggcaatGCTAGTAACCCTCCCAGGGTAAAGGACTACCCCTTCTCTGCCTAGCTCTAAAGAGACCGGACACAAAGGCAAGAATCAGAGAGCCACTACCAAGGAAGaataaagtgaaagaaaccaaacacTAATAATCCCAAAAGCTCCCTAACCCTCAgagcagaacttttaaaaaacctattaaaATGACTTTCCTCAACTGCACAGAGTGACAGGAAAACTACAGGCGATAGCTACAGCTCCTGACTCCCTGAAAACAGGAGCTTCAGAGAAACCTCATAAAACAGGGGGGATGGCCAAGAACTCTGCAAGACGATTaagttcaaaaaatgttttttttttttttttttcaattcagagAAGCGCAAGAGTCTAAAACAGTTTATGTTAGGAAAGTCATTTCTGCATTGTTTTTACTGTAAGTAAGATACAAGGTTAGCcgctttttataattttcattcacAGAGTTCCAAAGCTGGTAAAGAAAAACATGCTCATAAAAAGAAGGGTGTGATGTTAATTTCCTTTACGTGTAAGTACCTAACTTCTCACAAACTCAAAAATACTCAATGTCACCTATTCTCTCTTGCACATTCCTCCAGTTAAACCTTTGGTTTAAGTTAaaagttttgaaggaaaaaagttCCTATTGTGTCCCCAGCACCTAACAAGGTGGCTGGCACATAAGCAGGAACCAGTATGATTTGCTGAacgaacaaacaacaacaaaggagGTACCTGCGGACCAGTGAAGCCACGCTATTCTCAGCACAGGGCTAGAGCCAGCctagcaagaaaaaaatctgccaaGTTCCAATGGCACCTTTGGCCTAAGATGCCGAAGTCCTTGGGGAGCCAcctttcccatttcacagactgACAAGGCTTATTGcagggtaaaagtaaaaaaaaaacgcATAGGTGGCgcagctggtagagcatgcagctctagatctcagagtcatgaatattcaagccccattttggggaTAGagtttacactaaaaaaaaaaaaaaaaaaaaaaaaaaaggtaaaaagttaCATACCCTGGGTCAGTCTCCTGCCCCGTAACAAAGTAGACTGGGGTCTTTCCTCAAACATAAGACACCAACCATACTCCAGCCCCAGAGATGAATAGTTATGCTTCCTCCTTCCAAAAGTAGCTTCTCTGATTCCTTTATCATGTAAGCACAATGAGGCTTTCCAGTGCTCCATAAATCTACTTTCCAACTACAGACTTTGCAGTGATTTTGGTACAGGCTCAGTCTCTCCTCCAGCCTGGAATTAAGATTTTAAGACCACCTTCCAGTCTCACACAGGGACTCTGAAGACATTTGGCACCTAGATCCTTTGGGAGATGTCCACGAGCAGTCATCCCTGGAGCTTTATTTTCTGAACCACCAAAACTCCAAGGGGATCTTTTATCTCCAAGGGAGGTAAAAGAGTAACTAAAAGAGCCAGTGACTAAGGTCAAgccctcaaaaaaataaacataactgTTAGTTCCTGTAAGTGAACAGTTAGCCATGACATCAGATGGACCTGATGAGACAATGCAACAGGAAACTCCTTGCACTTTTGTCTTCAGACTTTTTCCTTCTTACTTCTtctcaagaaatcaaagaagggtGCTAAGAAGCACTACAAAGGATGCACTGCCAACATGCCTCAGCTCTTTCCCAGGCTCAAACCACAAGGGCACAAACccataaagattaaaaaactgCTATTTCTCTTCCACTTGAGTTCTAAGAATTTCCTTCTTCCATGAGAACCATGATTTCTACAAATTTGAACATTAACcagatttgttttttagatacACACAAAATGTTGTGCATGTGtggggaatctttttttttcctgccgaGTGGAAAAAGTGAAAAACTGACAGTAATGTAATCTGTAACAGCCTTAGTCTCACAACTAAGAAAACTCAGCCATGTGAGTAAAAACTACTTAACAATCATGGAATtagctttaaatattttccctttaaaaccCAAGTCGCTTTCCCAGGAGATCTGCCACATGTAAAGTTGCATTTGCCTAAGTCCCAAGAGACACAGCGGCaaaaaggacatttttctttcttccttagacTTTATGTATTCACAGCTAAACAGATTTCTCTAAAATACAGTGAAGTGTACATAATCACCATACTGCTGAAACTGGCCCAATAGAATTCAGCCAGTTAACCAGAAAGGAAGGAGGCCAAAGGGCCTACATTTTGTCTGCTCCTGCTTAGTTCAGGACAATGGAGGAGCCAGGCTGCTTGAAAAATTCAGCCTGTTTTCCTGTAAGACAGGCCTGGAtctgaattctggctctgccGCCTATGATGTGATCTGGAACAGAATTATTTTCTCCAGGTCTTttatcacctgtaaaatggggcatACCACCGATCTGAATTCTCTACCTATGAAATTCTGCTACTTGGAGGGCACTGCAGATGAAGCCTGCCTCTTAGGTGACAGTATAGGGAGAGAATTCTAAACAAATCCCAAGCCTTGAGCAAATCAGAAGGAGCAGTGACTCTCTCATCCACTTTTAAGTTCCATTCTCCCCAAAGCCAGATCCCTCCCCAGCCAAAAGGAAGGTTGCCCAGCAAAGGGTCTTCCTTAGGCTTGCTGAATTAGTAATCTGTTGGGCTCATGCTCTAAGCCACCCTTTTACTCCTCTGGAACTATGATGTCCCCTAGCTGTAACTTCATGTAAAAGGTCATCAAGCACAGAAAGGAGACACTTTAACCCAAAGGACAGTTTTCAGATGGGGGCCACTGACTTCTAAAACAATGGTAAgttatactaaaaaaagaaaacaaagcccaCAGAGGTAAATCATGTTTTTCAAGGTCATACAAATGACCAGCAGGTATCTTTCTATGAAGAGGAAACAGCCTCTCCTAAAACCAAGCCAAGTTCTATGCTCTCAGGCCAAATAATGAAGTCTTTTCCTCCTCACTCAGGAGGAACCCAGAATGAGCAAGTTGAAAAGAACCTAGAACGTTCAGCATGCCAAAAAACCCAAGTTGAGCACTGCCGAAGCATAGTGGTACTCCCATCTGGTGAAGCACACAAGTTGAAAAAGCCTTTCCCAGGCTATAAGTATCTCCGATGAGCACTAGCTATCCTCAAGGCAGAATGAAATTGAATAAATATTATGGAGTGTCTATGAAAGCAAAAGCCACTAGGTGCCCTAGGCCACTCACAGTTACAAGAATGCTGAACTACAAAGACACTACAGAGAAACACCAAGTTCAAAAGCAGGCCAAACCCTTATCTGGATTAACTTGGCAACAAATACCTGAATTCAGTCAACATAAAATGAACTTTCTTCAGCACACTAGAAGCAATACCACAGGCATGTggtaaaggaaataaaacagcagTTCCTCCTGCAACCAGTGTAAAAAGCCGCATGAAGCAAGGGTCTCCAAGAACGTGGCACACCCCTCCTAACCAGTGCCAgagaagggaaggcagagtgAACAGCTACCCTTCCTTGGTGGTGCCAACTCCTTAGCACAGAAACAAATTAGAGAGCTGCCTCCTGAGAGTGAAAGCTGAATCACATTTCAGGCCCAGATCTAAGGCCACCAAAAATTACTCTCAGGAACCCAGTAAGCACAACCTTGCAATAGGCTGGTCCAAGCTGCAGCTGACGACGAGCCTCTACTCCTTGTCTATCCTTTCCTACTGCTACAATTCACAGTCCACGTTTGCCATACTCTGATGGGAGTGGAGCAAGGGACCTCTCTGTTTATAGAGTGCCCCAAAGGCCGGGGTCCAAGATAGGGCTCCGGTACACATGGGCTTGGATAGGTCTTGTGTAATTTTACCTGCTACAATAAACTCCAAAGACTGCAACCATGAACCAATAACCTCAAGAATGTAGAGCCTAGCCTCACTGAATGCTGACCAGCAACAGCAcatcccccttcccacccccaaaaTCACCTACACCAGCAAATTAAAACCAGGATTTCCGAATAAGAGAAGCTGGGAACTAAACCTGTATTCTCAGCTTTTTCCTCCACACAATAAACCTAACAGGATAATGTAACCTACGTGAAGCCTGGTAtctgttaagtgaaagaaaccatctgCACGCTGTCCTCACCACTGCTATCTCAAGAGGCAAAGTCCACAAACGGTCTCGAGTTTCCTCAAgggctccttcctccctgcccacacccatgaagaaagaggaagggtcCAGGATGGAGATAGTAATGACCTCCTGCTTCTGTGAAGTCTGGCTTTGGCTGCTGTTACAGCTTGCTAAAGATTGGAGCCCTGACTCAGCTGAACCCAGGCTACTGAGACCTACATGCCAGGGCTAACTAAATTCCAAGACAA is drawn from Mustela lutreola isolate mMusLut2 chromosome 11, mMusLut2.pri, whole genome shotgun sequence and contains these coding sequences:
- the MLEC gene encoding malectin; this encodes MLGAQAVEGAAVALLRLLLLLLLPALPGPGLGVVGSAGAGLPESVIWAVNAGGEAHVDVHGIHFRKDPLEGRVGRASDYGMKLPILRSNPEDQILYQTERYNEETFGYEVPVKEEGDYVLVLKFAEVYFAQSQQKVFDVRLNGHVVVKDLDIFDRVGHSTAHDEIIPMSIRKGKLSVQGEVSTFTGKLYIEFVKGYYDNPKVCALYIMAGTVDDVPKLQPHPGLEKKEEEEEEEEYDEGSNLKRQTNKNRVQSGPRTPNPYASDNSSLMFPILVAFGVFIPTLFCLCRL